The nucleotide sequence ACCGCGGCGACGTTCATCGCGACATCGAGGATCCCGATGCTCCCGCCGATCACGAACAACGCGGCGGCCAGCACGGCAACGCCCGGGGCGAAGCCGATCAGCACCAGCGCGGCGGCGGCCACCAGCGTGCTGCCCGCCACGGCCGCCCTGGCCCCGGCGCGTTCGACGACCCGGCCGGACACCGACGCGGTCAGGAGCATGCCGACGCTGGCCCCGAACAGCGCGAGCCCGAAAACGCCCGGTGAGGCGTGCACCTGCGCGGTCAGGGCCGGCGTGCGCGTCGCCCACGAGCCGACCGCGAGACCGTTGAGGGCGAACACGGTGAACACCGCGACCCGATCCCGCATCCCGCCCCCTTCCTTGGCATGGCATGTAGCACCGGAACGCCCCCGCCACAAGACCGATTTGCGGACCTGTGGACAACCGCCGCGGCTCCGGCGACCTGTCCACAGAAACAAAATCGCGGGCTGACAACTCCCCACCCACCCGTCAATCTGGAATCACACGTCCACCGCGGCCCGCACGGCCGCGAATCCGAAGGGGAATCCACCATGTCTTCGCGTCGTTTCCGCACCCGCCTGCCGCACCTGCTCATCCTGGCCGCCATCGGCCTGCTGACCAGCACCGGAGTGGCCCAAGCCGCTCCCGCGCAGCCGGATCCGGCCTGCAAGAAGGGCGAATTCTGCCTGTGGCAGAACGACGGCTACGGCGGCACCGCGCAGCGATTCGACCTACGCACCGCGAATCCCGGGGAATGCATTCCCCTCCCGGCGGGATTCGAGGGATCGTCGTTCGCGAATCTGATGAGCCGGGATGTCACGGTCTACCAGAGCGAGGAGTGCTCGACCGAAGGCGACTTCACCACCTACCCGGGTGGCGGCACGTTCGTGCCGGACGCCCCCTTCCTGGTCCGGGGCATCCAGATCTGGGAGTGACCACCGACCCGGGCCCGCGTCCGCCGCCCGCTCCAAGGGGGGAGCCGGCTCGCGGCGGCGGCCGGACCCGACCGGGGCCGCTTCCCCGACAGCGGCCCCACCCCGTGGGCGCGCCTCAGCGGCGGGGCGCGCCCACGGGCCCCGCCGTGGCCGCCCGGCGCCACGGTCACCGGCGCTCTTGCCCGGACCGGTCCGGGCAAGGGACCATACGAGCCGAGTTCGGCACGCGTCACCCGCTGTGGCCAGCCGTGAGTCACCACGGCACCGGCGTCCTCGGGCAGACCGGCCGTGGACAAGGCGCCACACGAGCCGAACCCCAGGCCGGGCTCAGCTCACCCCCGCCGTGGACACCCCGACAGCGGCGACACCATGCCTGGAGCGCTCCACGCATGCGAGCCGCACCTCCGGCTGGCGTCGATGCCCGCTGTGGCCACCCGGAAGCCCAGGGGTCGCCGGTGCCTTGCCTGGGGATCGGTCCGTGCAAGACACGAGCCGAGCCTGGCTCGCCCACCGCCCACCGTGGCACGCTTGCGAGCCACGCCCTTTGCGCAGCCCGGGCCGCGCAAGGGCGCCACACAGGCCGAACCCGGGATGGCCTCGGCTCATCGCCCGCCGTGACGGTGCCGCCACGGAACTCCGGAATTACGTCGAACGAGAACTGAAACGATTCGCCGGTGTCGAACGATCGAGAGATTGGTGACGACTAAGCTGCCGGTGCCGGGCGACCGGCACGATCGGCAGCAGCCGTCGGCGCGGGCCCTCGTAGCTCAGCTGGATAGAGCAAGAGCCTTCTAATCTCTAGGTCGCAGGTTCGAGTCCTGCCGGGGGCGCCACCAGGGAAGACGTCGTGCGCGGTCGCACACGACGTACCCGGGACACGTGACCGGGCCCACATCGCAGCCCGCTTTTCGCGCCGTCACGCTCCCACTGTGGACGGTGACGGCTCATTTCCCCCGCGGCACCCACGGGTCCGGATGACCCATCGCGCGAGCAGCCAGGTGGCCCAACGATTCCGGGCCGAGTTCGTCTCGAGACAACCTTGTTACCCGAAGGCAAATCCACCGTTCGCGCTTCCCCGCAATCGGACGATCACGCCCAGCAATCACCCCGGGATCGAGCGGCAGAACAACACGATCGAGGGACACCTTTCCCCGACAAAGGAGGCGGAGACACCACCATGGACCACAGCGAAGCCAGTGGACGGCATCGGCGCCGGCGCACCAACAGCGTCACGCGCGCAGCCTTGGACGAAGCACGGCGCGCAGGGCTCGTCCAACGACACCTCACGAAGCTCCGGCACCTGACGGCCCTGCCGATCACTGTCCAACCCCCAGCGCCCGGCGACGCCCATCCCGCCACACCGGGAGCACCACAGCCAGAGGCAGCCGACCGCTTGCCGACGGACAGCCGGCAGCAACCCGTCGATCACACGGGATCGTCCACATCGGAGGCCGCCTGAGCCATTGGCCGGCCGAGGAGTGCCTACCCGCGACAGCCGGTTCCGGCGGGTGCGCTGATTCCACTGTGGCGCCTGCGGTCGACGTCCGGAGTGCTGCCGTCGAGTTCTCCTGTGAGGCAAGGACTTCGTCTTGAGCAACACACCGGACCTCGGTCCTTTCCCGCAGCGGAAGCATCCCGGCGCCGGGCATCCTCGCCCGCACCCTGGGAGGGCCCGGCGAGGAGGCCGCGAACGCCCGGCACGTTGTCGGCGAGATTTTCTCCGAATACTTACCCGATACCCTGCCCGCGGTGAGCACCGCGGCGGCACACCCGACCGAGCCTCGAGGCTGCAGCGGAATACCCGGCGGCTCCGGCACAGACAGCAGTGGCTGGTTGCGGCTACTGCCGCGGCTGCAACACGACAAGGTGGCGGCCGCCATGGCTGCGGCGCGGCTGGGCTGCACTGACTCGGCTGCGCGGCGCGGCGTGACCGCGGCGGCGCGACCGCGGCGCGGCGCAACTACAACGCGGCACAGCTGGGCTCCGGCTGCGCACCCGGCCGACAAGTGCGGCCGCAGCGGCATCCCGGCCCGCAATCAAGGCTGCACCGGCTCCCAGGCGCCGCATGTCGACAAGTCGGCACCAGCCATGACCGGGCGCGAACCTGGCGGAAATCGTCGCCGTGGACGCCCGAAGGTCGAACAACGGCCGGGCTACCCCAGGCTCGACATCTCCTCGCGGACTTCGGCGAACGTCGATTCGCGTTGTGCCTCCGGGGTTTCACGCAGGTCGAGCGCCGTGATCTCGAACCGCGGCACCTCGGTGAGGACGCGCCGGCGCGTCCTCACCGACCACGGCGCACAACATTCCTACGCACCAGGTGCTGCCAGGTCCGAGCTGAGCACGCCCGGGTCCAGCCGCCTGCCTTCGAGTTCGAAGGAGGCGTGCTCAGCTCGGCCCTCTCAGTCGGCGAGGCTCCCGTCGGCGCTGAAGCGGGAGACGACGTCGACGACGGCGTCGGTGGCGCGGCGGGCCTCGTCCTCGGTGATCACCAGTGGCGGTGCGAGGACGAGCATGTGCCCGTACGGCCGGGCGATGACGCCGTGGCGCTTGCGGATCTCGAAGCAGACGCGCTCGACCGGTGCCCACTCCTGCGGGATCTTGTGCTCGAGGTCGGTCACCATCTCCAGCCCGGCGAGCGAGCCGACGATGCGGATGTCGCCGACGGCGGGCAGGTCGGCGGCCGGGGCGAGGCCGGTGCGCAGCCAGTCCGCGATCGTGTGGGCCTTCGGGACCAGCTGCTCGCGCTCGATGATGTCGATGGTGGCGAGACCGAGCGCACAGGCCACCGGGTGGCCCTGGAAGGTGTAGCCGTGGAAGAAGCCGCCCGTCTCGAGCAGGCCGTCGGCGATCTCGTCGGTCATCAGCGTGGCGCCAAGGGGGGCGTACCCGCCCGCGATGCCCTTGGCCATGGTGATCATGTCCGGGCGCATACCCCGGACCTCCGACTCGAACCACGAGCCGACCCGGCCGTACGCGGTGACGACCTCGTCCGCGATCAGCAGGATCCCGTTGCGCGAAAGGACTTCGCGCACCCGAGGCCAGTAGTCGGCCGGCGGTTCGAGGACGCCGCCGCCCGCCATGATCGGCTCGCCGATCATGGCGGCGATGTTGCCCGCGCCGATGCGCTCGATCGTCTGCTCCAGCTCGGCGAGCAGGAAGTCGGTCTGGTCCTGGCCGCCGAACATCTCCGGGCGGTACGAGTTGGGCGGGGTCAGCTTCTCCACGTGCGGCAGGTTCGGGCCGACTCCCTCCTGCATCGGGGGGAAGCCGGTCGCCGTACCACTGCCGTAAGCGGCGCCGTGGAACGAGTAGTGCCGCGACAGAATCCACGTGCGGTCCGGCTCGCCACGCCGGTGGTGGAACAGCCGCGCCGCCTTGATCGCGGTCTCCACCGACTCGGACCCGCCGCTGGTGAAGAACACCCGGTTGATCCCCTCCGGGGCCAGCCCGGCGATGCGCGCGGCGAGGTGGATCGCCTTGTCGTTGGAGAACTCCAGCAGGCTGGTGAAGTACTCCAGCTCGGTGATCTGCTTCGCGGCGACCTCGGCCAGCTCCTTGCGGCCGTGGCCGAGCGGCGAGTGCCAGACGCCGCCGCCTGCCGCGTCGAGCAGCTCGTTGCCGCGCGCGTCCCACACGGTGCAGCCTTCGCCGCGCACGATCACCACACGGTCGTGGATGTCCCCGCGCTGCATCGAGCGGAACAGGTGCCGGCGGTCGAGCTTCTCCAGCTCGGCTGCGGCTTCGGCGACAGAAGGAGTCTGAGGTGCGATGGTCACGTGCTTCTCCAGTTCTACGCCGGGGACTTGGGCAGGGCGGGACGGCCGAGCAGCAGGTCGGCCGCCTTCTCGCCGATGGCGATCGCGGTGGCGTTCGGCGCGCCGCGGCCGGGGGTCGGCATCACGGAAACGTCGGCGACGCGCAGGCCTTCGACGCCCTTGACGCGCAGTTCGGGGTCGACGACCTTGCCGATCGAGCAGGTGCCGGTGCCGTGGAAGATCGAGTGCGTGTACGCGCGGACGTACGCGCGGACGTCTTTGTCCGAATCGGACTCCGGCGCGCGGTAGTGCGTCTTCGTGTACGGCGAAAGTGCTCGCTGGCGCGCGATCTCCATGCCGATCCGGACCCCGGCGACGGCCACGTCCAGGTCGCCGTCGGCGCTGAAGTAGCTGTGCTGGATCTTCGGCTTGGTGGTCGGGTCGTTGGAGTCGAGGGTGACCGCACCGCGGCTGCCCTGGGTCAGCAGCACCGGGCCGTAGGTGATCGCGTGCCCGGTCGGCAGGCCGAGGCCGCTGTCGGCGAACATCAGCGGGCCGGTGAAGAACGCGACGTCCGGCGCCGGCAGGCCGGAGTCCGTGCGGACGTACCCGCCGCACTCCGGGCCGTTCGAGGTGAGCGGGCCGGTGCCGTGCTCCTCGAACTCCTTGATGTACTGGGGTTCTTCGGCGATCAGCAAGCTGACCGGCAGGTCGTGGCTGTAGATCAGCGGCACGATCGGGTGGTCCTGCAGGTTCGTGCCGACCTCGGGGTTGTCGACCTGCACGTCGATGCCCAGCAGGTTCAGGTGGTCGGCCGGGCCGATGCCGGAATGCATCAGCAGGTGCGGCGAGTTGTACGCGCCGCCGCTGAGGATGACTTCGCGCCCGGCGCGGATCGTGACCGTGTCGTCGCCGCGGTGCCCGGTGACGCCGGTCGCGCGGCCGTTCTCGATCAGCACGCGGTGCACCTGGAGGTTGGTCTCCAGGGTCAGGTTCGGGCGGCCGAGCGCGGGGTGCAGGTACGCGACGGCGGTGCTGCACCGGCGGCCGTTGCGCTGGGTGACCTGGAAGAAGCCGAAGCCGTCCTGGGTCTTGCCGTTGAAGTCCGCGTTCTCGGCGAACCCCGCCTGCAGCGCGGACTCGATGAAGGCCCGCGACTGGATGTTCTTCGAACGACCGTCCGAAACGGACATCGGGCCGCCCACGCCGTGGAACTCGTCGGCGCCGCGCTCGTTGTCCTCGGACCGCTTGAAGTACGGCAGGATCTCGTCGTAGGTCCAGCCCGGCTGGCCCCAGCCGTCGTAGTCGAGCTTGTTGGCGCGCAGGTACAGCATCGCGTTGATGGAGCTGGTGCCGCCGAGCACCTTGCCACGCGGGTGGAAGATGCGGCGGCGGTTGAGCTCCGGCTCCTCGTGGGTGTCGTAGTCCCAGTCGTAGCGGGTGCGGAACAGTTCGCCGAAAGCGGCGGGGATGTGGATGTTCTCCGCGGTGTCGTACGAGCCTGCCTCGATCACGCACACCGTGACGTCCGGATCCTCGGAAAGGCGTGCCGCCAGCACGCAGCCCGCCGAACCCGCGCCGACGATCACGTAGTCGTACATCCGGTCCTCCATCGTTGAAGTATGCGAAGGGCTAAGCACGGGGAGCATCTCCGGGAATGCGCGTCAGGCGGCCCGTTCGCCGGGCTCCGGCTCGGGTTCGCGGACGAGCTCGAGGTGGTCGGACCGGGTCTCGGCGACGGCGATCCGCGCGTACCGCTCCGGTCGCTTCACCTTGAGCCACAAGGCATAACCGAAGCCGGCGACGGCGACCGCGAGCAACAGCCACGGCAGCGAGTTGACCACGGCGCTGTCGGTCCCGGTCAGCAGCGGGAAGTTCAGCACCAGCAGGACCGCCGACGCACCGAGCCCGACCGCGCCGAGCGCGGGGGCGAGCTTGGTCCGCCACCAGTGGCCGTCCGGGCGCTTGCGGAAGAACCCGATCACGGAGACGGCCGCGAACGCCTGCAGCACGACGATCCCGAGCGTCCCGACACCGAGCAGGCTGGTGGCGAGGTTCGTGTACGGGTCGAGCCCGCCGGCCGCGAACGCGCCCACCACGACGACCGTCAGGACGGTTTGGACGATGCTGGCGCGGTGCGGTGACGCGTGCTTCGCGTGCACCTGGCCGAGCCAGCCGGGGAGCACCCGTTCCCGGCCCAGCACGAAGGTGTAGCGGTTGGTGGCGTTGTGCAGCGCGAGGAGCGCGGCGAGCGTACTGGTGCACAGCAGGACCTGCATCACCGAGCCGAGCACCGGTGAGACGTAGTCGGAGCCCAGCGTGAGGAACAATCCGCCGAGCTGCTCCCCCGCCACCTGCTGCACCTGGTCCGCGCCGATGCCACCGACGGCCACCCAGCTGGTCAGCGCATAAAAGACAGCGATCACGACGACCGACGCGTACGTCGCCCGCGGGACCGTCTTTCGCGGGTCCTTCGCCTCTTCACCGTAGAGCGACGCGGATTCGAAGCCGATGAACGACATGAAGGCGAACATCATCGTCACGCCGATGGCGCCGGTGAACACGGTGGACGGCTGGAACGCCGTCAGCGGCAGGGCCTGCACGCCCTTGTGGCCGATGATGAAGACGTCGAGAATCGCGAGCACGCCGATCTCGGCGACCATCAGCACGGCGAGCACCTTGGCGGAGACGTCGATCTGCCGGTACCCGAGCACGGCGACCACCGCTATCGCGAGCGCCGACCAGGCTTCCCACGGGAGAACGAGCCCATAGGCGTCCGCCGTCAGCTTCGTGAAGTAGCCGAAGGTCCCGGCCAGGCCGATCGACGCCGCGTTGTACGACAGCACCGCGACCAGGCCGCCCGCGACGGCCGGGGGTTTGCCGATGCCCAGCGAGAAGTACGTGTAGAAGCCGCCCGCGTTGACCACCCGGCGGCTCATCGCCGCGTACCCCACCGAGAAGCAGAGCAGCACGATCCCGGCGAAGACGAACACCGCGGGTACGCCCGCGCCGTTGCCCAGGGTGAAGGCGAGCGGCACCGTGCCGACCACCGCGGCCAGCGGCGCGGCGGCCGCCACCACCAGCAGCACGATCTTCGGCGTGGTCAGCACACCGCGCAGACCGGGCGTCTTTTCCTTGCTCATGGTCAACTCCAGTATCAGGCTGCGCGGCGGAGCCGGGGGCCGGGCTCCGGCCGGCTGTCCCCGGCGGGGGTGCGCGGGGTGCGAAGGGTGCGAAGCACCATGCTCGGGCGCATCAGGCTCTGCGGCGGGTCGATCAGCCCGGCCACGCGCAGGAACGCCTCGCCGAGCCCGGCGTCGTGGGTGGCGGCGGTCTGCAGGCGCGCCATGAAGGCATTGGCCATCCGGACTTTCAGCGTGCGCTTGCCTTCGACCTCCGGGAACGCGAGATCGCCGCCGGCGGAGATCTCCCACGGCACGTCCACCACCTTCGCGATGTCCTTGAAGAAGGCGCGCGGGTCGGGGATGCCGGCCTGGAGGTGCTCGCGCAGGGTCAGCGCCTGCAACGCCGCCGACGCCATGCCCTGGCCGTAGACCGGGTTGAACGAGCACACCGCGTCGCCCGCGACCAGGAACCCCCGGGGAAGCCGGGTCAGCTTCTCGAAGCGGCGGCGCTGGCTGGCCGGGTACTTGAAGGTGACCGGGGCACCGATCGGCTCGGCAGCCACGATGGCGTCGTGGACATCGGGCACCGGCAGCGACTTCGCGAAGGCGAGGAAGCCCGCCTCGTCGGTGGGCGGGTGGTCGCCGAGGATGCCGGTCAGCGACAGCATCCCGAGGCCGCCGCCCAGGGTGTGCAGGAACGCGCCGCGCGGGTTCGCGGGGGTGGCGACGGGGTTGATCGACATGTCGCCCCGGAACGGGTCGACGTCGAAGCGATACCGGCGGCTGGTGTAGGCGAGCCCGACCTTGACGCGGTCCTCTTCGACGTTCCCGTAGCCGAGGGAGGCGAGCCAGCCGGGGGCGCGCGAGCCCTTGCCGGTGGCGTCGACGACGAGGTCCGCGTCGAGCACCTCTTCGACGCCGCCGGGGCCGCGGCCCTGCACGCGGACGCCGGTGACGCGGTCCGAGCCGGCCGTCGCGACCGGGCCGATCACGTCGGTGTTGTCCACGAAGGTCACATTGCGGATCGCACGGACGCGCCCGCGCACGTGGTCCTCCAACACCGGACGGGCGACACCGACCAGGCGCAGGCCGGTGTCGGACGGGCGGATGCGGTGCCCGTCGAAGTACCAGCGGACCTGCCCGCCGAGGTCGCCGACCGGGATGTCCGCGGCGATCAGCTCGGCGGTGAAGCCGGGGAAGAAGTCCTCCAGGATCTCCTGGCCGCGCGCCAGCAGGCCGTGCGCGTGCCGGCCCTGCGGCACACCGCGGCGGCCTTCCCGCACGCCGGCGAGTGCGTCGCGGTCGACGACCAGCACCTCGGTGAAGACGTCCGACAGCACCCTGGCGACGAACATTCCCGCCATGCTGCCGCCGAGCACGATCGCGCGGTCTCCGACATGACTGCTCATGGGCGTCCTCTCTCGGGGCTCAAGGAATCCTCACACCGCGCAAGTGCGGGCAGCGTCTTCCGGGTTGCGCCCGTGGCGCAACGCTGGAGACGCCCACGCGCGGAGGCAGGTGCAACGTTGGGGGACGGCCATCGACCGAGGAGGACCCCAGTGACCGACGTGCCGAGCCACGAAGAACTCGTCAGCAGGGCGACCGATCTGGTGCCGCTGCTCAGGAAGCACGCCCAGTGGTCGGAAGAGAACCGGCGGTTGCACGAAGAGGTCATCGAAGGGCTCGGCGCGGCCGGGTTCTTCAAGATGCGCGTCCCGCGCCGCTACGGCGGTTACGAGGCGAGCGCGCGCACGGTCGTCGAGGTCGCCGCCGAGCTCGGCCGCGGCGACGGCGCCGTCGGCTGGACGCAGCAGGTGTGGTGGATCCCCGGCTGGATGGTCGGCCTGTTCCCCGACTCCGTGCAGGACGAGGTGTACCGGACGCCGGACGTGCGCGTCTGCGGCACGCTCAGCCCGACCGCGATGGCGACGCCGGTCGACGGCGGGTACCTGGTCAACGGCAAGTGGGGCTTCATCAGCGGCGCGCTGCACAGCCACTGGCAGGAGATCATCGCGGTCACCCCGTTGCCGGACGGCCAGATGATGCCGGTCATGGGCCTGGTCCCGATCTCCGACGTCGAGATCGTCGACGACTGGCACACCATGGGCGTGCGCGGCTCCGGCAGCGTCACCACCATCGCGAAGGACCTGTTCGTCCCCGCCGAGCGGACCCTCCCGCTGCCCGCGATCCTGCAGGAGCAGTACGCGTCGGCGCTCAACGCGGACCTGCCGATGTACAAGGCGCCGCTGCTCGCGGTCGCCGCGGCCACCACCGTCGGCACCGTGCTCGGCATGGCGCGCGGCGCGATGGAGGCGTTCATGGAGCGCCTGCCGGGCCGGAAGATCACCTACACCAGCTACGACGACCAGCGCGAGGCGCCGATCACGCACCTGCAGCTGGCCGAGGCATCGCTGAAGATCGACCAGGCCGAGTTCCACAGCTACCGGGTCGCCGACCTGCTCGACGCCAAGTCCGCGGCCGGCGAGCCGTGGAAGATCGAGGAGCGCGCCCGCGCCCGCGCCGAGGTCGGCGTCGTGTGCCAGCTCGCCAAGGAGGCCGTCGACCTCCTCTTCGGGGCCAGCGGCGGTTCGTCGATCTACGAGTCGGTGGCCATCCAGCGCATCGCGCGCAACGTCACCACCGCCAACCTGCACGCGCTGATGTACCCGCCCACCGCGTTCGAGCTGTACGGGCGGGTGCTCGCGGGCCTCGAACCGAACACGCTCTACATCTGATCCGCGCCGGGAGAAACCCATGTACGACTACGTCATCGTCGGTGCGGGATCAGCGGGCTGCGTGCTCGCCGCGCGCCTGTCCGAAGATCCGGACGTCAAGGTCTGCCTGCTGGAAGCGGGCCCGGCCGACAACGCCGAGAACATCCACGTGCCGTCGGCGTTCGCCACGCTGTTCCGCACCCGCTACGACTGGGACTACGACAGCCACGACGAGCCCGCGCTGAACGGACGGCGGGTGTTCCTGCCGCGCGGGCGCGTGCTCGGCGGGACGAGTTCGCTCAACGCGATGATCTACGCGCGCGGCAACCGGCTCGACTTCGACGAATGGGAGACGCCGGGCTGGACGTACGACGAAATCCTGCCGTACTTCAAGCGGTCCGAAGACAACGAGCGCGGCGCCGACGAGTTCCACGGGGCCGGCGGGCCACTGACCGTCTCCAATGGACGGTCGAACAACCCGAGCGCCCAGGCCTTCGTGGACGCCGCCGTCGAAGCGGGGCTGCCGGCCAACGACGACTTCAACGGGAAGAACCAGGACGGCTTCGGGTTCTTCCAGGTGACCACGCGCGACGGGCGCCGGTGCAGCACGGCGGTGGCGTTCCTGCACCCC is from Amycolatopsis mediterranei and encodes:
- a CDS encoding peptidase inhibitor family I36 protein; amino-acid sequence: MSSRRFRTRLPHLLILAAIGLLTSTGVAQAAPAQPDPACKKGEFCLWQNDGYGGTAQRFDLRTANPGECIPLPAGFEGSSFANLMSRDVTVYQSEECSTEGDFTTYPGGGTFVPDAPFLVRGIQIWE
- a CDS encoding aspartate aminotransferase family protein — its product is MTIAPQTPSVAEAAAELEKLDRRHLFRSMQRGDIHDRVVIVRGEGCTVWDARGNELLDAAGGGVWHSPLGHGRKELAEVAAKQITELEYFTSLLEFSNDKAIHLAARIAGLAPEGINRVFFTSGGSESVETAIKAARLFHHRRGEPDRTWILSRHYSFHGAAYGSGTATGFPPMQEGVGPNLPHVEKLTPPNSYRPEMFGGQDQTDFLLAELEQTIERIGAGNIAAMIGEPIMAGGGVLEPPADYWPRVREVLSRNGILLIADEVVTAYGRVGSWFESEVRGMRPDMITMAKGIAGGYAPLGATLMTDEIADGLLETGGFFHGYTFQGHPVACALGLATIDIIEREQLVPKAHTIADWLRTGLAPAADLPAVGDIRIVGSLAGLEMVTDLEHKIPQEWAPVERVCFEIRKRHGVIARPYGHMLVLAPPLVITEDEARRATDAVVDVVSRFSADGSLAD
- a CDS encoding APC family permease, which gives rise to MSKEKTPGLRGVLTTPKIVLLVVAAAAPLAAVVGTVPLAFTLGNGAGVPAVFVFAGIVLLCFSVGYAAMSRRVVNAGGFYTYFSLGIGKPPAVAGGLVAVLSYNAASIGLAGTFGYFTKLTADAYGLVLPWEAWSALAIAVVAVLGYRQIDVSAKVLAVLMVAEIGVLAILDVFIIGHKGVQALPLTAFQPSTVFTGAIGVTMMFAFMSFIGFESASLYGEEAKDPRKTVPRATYASVVVIAVFYALTSWVAVGGIGADQVQQVAGEQLGGLFLTLGSDYVSPVLGSVMQVLLCTSTLAALLALHNATNRYTFVLGRERVLPGWLGQVHAKHASPHRASIVQTVLTVVVVGAFAAGGLDPYTNLATSLLGVGTLGIVVLQAFAAVSVIGFFRKRPDGHWWRTKLAPALGAVGLGASAVLLVLNFPLLTGTDSAVVNSLPWLLLAVAVAGFGYALWLKVKRPERYARIAVAETRSDHLELVREPEPEPGERAA
- a CDS encoding FAD-dependent oxidoreductase, producing the protein MSSHVGDRAIVLGGSMAGMFVARVLSDVFTEVLVVDRDALAGVREGRRGVPQGRHAHGLLARGQEILEDFFPGFTAELIAADIPVGDLGGQVRWYFDGHRIRPSDTGLRLVGVARPVLEDHVRGRVRAIRNVTFVDNTDVIGPVATAGSDRVTGVRVQGRGPGGVEEVLDADLVVDATGKGSRAPGWLASLGYGNVEEDRVKVGLAYTSRRYRFDVDPFRGDMSINPVATPANPRGAFLHTLGGGLGMLSLTGILGDHPPTDEAGFLAFAKSLPVPDVHDAIVAAEPIGAPVTFKYPASQRRRFEKLTRLPRGFLVAGDAVCSFNPVYGQGMASAALQALTLREHLQAGIPDPRAFFKDIAKVVDVPWEISAGGDLAFPEVEGKRTLKVRMANAFMARLQTAATHDAGLGEAFLRVAGLIDPPQSLMRPSMVLRTLRTPRTPAGDSRPEPGPRLRRAA
- a CDS encoding acyl-CoA dehydrogenase family protein; amino-acid sequence: MTDVPSHEELVSRATDLVPLLRKHAQWSEENRRLHEEVIEGLGAAGFFKMRVPRRYGGYEASARTVVEVAAELGRGDGAVGWTQQVWWIPGWMVGLFPDSVQDEVYRTPDVRVCGTLSPTAMATPVDGGYLVNGKWGFISGALHSHWQEIIAVTPLPDGQMMPVMGLVPISDVEIVDDWHTMGVRGSGSVTTIAKDLFVPAERTLPLPAILQEQYASALNADLPMYKAPLLAVAAATTVGTVLGMARGAMEAFMERLPGRKITYTSYDDQREAPITHLQLAEASLKIDQAEFHSYRVADLLDAKSAAGEPWKIEERARARAEVGVVCQLAKEAVDLLFGASGGSSIYESVAIQRIARNVTTANLHALMYPPTAFELYGRVLAGLEPNTLYI